The following is a genomic window from Nitrososphaerota archaeon.
ACGGTCCCAGGGGTCGAGTAGCTTTCGTCCACAGACTGTTCAGCCAGCGTAAGCGACCCGGTGGGCCCCACGGTCACCGTGACCGATGAGTTCGAGCTTGATGAGGACGAGGTGGTGGAGGTCGTCGCCCCGGCCGACATCGGAAGGAAGGAGAGGGCGAGCAACGCCGCACCGATGAGAGCGAGCGCCGTCCTGTGATTCAACCGCACGCTTTTGTGAGCGACGATATATAGGCCTTGGCTATCGGACTCGAGGCGACCGGTCGGCCCAGGGCGAATCACCCTAAATAGAGACGGGGCCGCCGAAGGCCGCGTGTCTCTGGCGTCCCTGGGGCTCCGCAACTCGTTCAGGAAGCCCCTGAGGACCTCCCTTTCCGTGGCCGGGATCGCGCTCTGCATCGTGCTCGTGCTGACTGTCACCGCGGTGTCGGCCAGGTACACCACCGTCGTCGACCAGAGCTACACCATCTACCACGCCGACCTGCTTGTAGTGTCGAAGGGGGCGCTCCTTCTTGGGGGCCTCCCCCTGGGGGCTGTCATCTCCCAGGGAGCGGTGTCGGAGGTGGCGAGCGTGAAGGGGGTGACGTCCGCGACCCCCATCCTGATAGTGGTCGACGTGAACGGGCTGGTCCCGTCCAACATCACCATCGGGATACCCATCCAGAACTTCTCCATGTTCGCCTCCGCCACCCCCCTGACGCTCAAGGGGAGCTACCCCGCGTCACCCGACCAGGTGGTCGTGGGGAACTACCTCGCGTCGACCGGAGGGCTGGGGGTCGGCTCCACCATCCACGAAGCAGGCAACGTGCTGACCGTGAGCGGGGTGGCGTACACCTCCAACATAGTCCTCGGCAATGCGGTGATCATGCCGCTTCAGACAGCGCAGGAGTCCCTCGGGTACTCGGACCTGGTTTCCGCCGTCCTGGTGAACACCGACAACGCCACCGCGGGGGTCTCCGCGGGCATAGAGTCGTCGGTCCCCGGGGTGGGGGTCCTCTCCTACGGGGCGAGCCAGGAGATCACGGCCCCGCTCCTGTCTTCGGTGGGGACCTTCGACCTCGCCATGGCGGCGGTGGCGTCCGTCCTGGCCGGCCTCTTCGTCACGGTGATAGTCATGGTGAACATACTGGAAGAGAGGGAGGAGCTCGCTACGATGGTGGCCATGGGGGCCTCTGGAGGGTCGGTGCTGAGGGTGACCCTCGCCGAGACCGCGCTGGTGGCCCTGGCTGGGGCGGGGGCAGGGGCCGTCCTTTCGGGGGCGGCCACGGCCTTCGTGTTCGAGAGGTACGCCGGGCTGTCCCTCTCCGTCTCCCTGGGGACCCTTGGGACCATACTCCCTCCGGCGGACACCGTCCTCGCAGTGCTGGGGGTGCTCGCCATAGGGGTGGCGGTCGCGGTGGGGACCACCGTCGGGGTGGTCAGGAGGCTGGGATGAGCCCGCCGGTGGCGGCTCTGGAAGGGGCGACCAAGGCATACGGGGACGTGAAGGCAGTGGAAGGGGCCACCATAAGCGTCGAAGGGGGGAAGGTGGTGGGGGTAGTCGGTCCCTCCGGGTCTGGAAAGACCACCCTGATGGGGATGCTCGGGACCCTCCTGACCCCGACTTCGGGAAAGGCCTGCTTCGACGGGAAGGACGTCGCGGAGATGCCAGTCCCCCGGAGGAGGGAGATCAGGCTCCGCAGGATGGGGTTCGTCTTCCAGCAGCTCAGGCTGATGCAGAAGCTTTCGGTGATAGAGAACGTGAGGCTCCCCCTGGCCCTCGCCGGGAGTCCCACAGACGCCCAGCTCCGGAGGGCGTCGGACCTCGTCGGCGCGGTCGGGCTCGGGGGGAAGGAGAGGCGCAAGCCCCGGGAGCTGAGCGTGGGGGAGCAGCAGAGGGTCGCCGTGGCGAGGGCCCTGGTGAACAGCCCGGCCCTCGTCCTCGCCGACGAGCCAACGAGCCAGCTCGACTCGGCGACCGGGGGGAAGGTCCTGGAGCTCCTCGAGGGGCTCTGCCGGGAGATAGGGGCCGCCGTGGTGATATCGACCCACGACCA
Proteins encoded in this region:
- a CDS encoding ABC transporter permease gives rise to the protein MSLASLGLRNSFRKPLRTSLSVAGIALCIVLVLTVTAVSARYTTVVDQSYTIYHADLLVVSKGALLLGGLPLGAVISQGAVSEVASVKGVTSATPILIVVDVNGLVPSNITIGIPIQNFSMFASATPLTLKGSYPASPDQVVVGNYLASTGGLGVGSTIHEAGNVLTVSGVAYTSNIVLGNAVIMPLQTAQESLGYSDLVSAVLVNTDNATAGVSAGIESSVPGVGVLSYGASQEITAPLLSSVGTFDLAMAAVASVLAGLFVTVIVMVNILEEREELATMVAMGASGGSVLRVTLAETALVALAGAGAGAVLSGAATAFVFERYAGLSLSVSLGTLGTILPPADTVLAVLGVLAIGVAVAVGTTVGVVRRLG
- a CDS encoding ATP-binding cassette domain-containing protein; translation: MSPPVAALEGATKAYGDVKAVEGATISVEGGKVVGVVGPSGSGKTTLMGMLGTLLTPTSGKACFDGKDVAEMPVPRRREIRLRRMGFVFQQLRLMQKLSVIENVRLPLALAGSPTDAQLRRASDLVGAVGLGGKERRKPRELSVGEQQRVAVARALVNSPALVLADEPTSQLDSATGGKVLELLEGLCREIGAAVVISTHDQRMRDRLGEVYEMRDGVIGPG